From the Lolium rigidum isolate FL_2022 chromosome 2, APGP_CSIRO_Lrig_0.1, whole genome shotgun sequence genome, one window contains:
- the LOC124691813 gene encoding glycosyltransferase family 92 protein Os08g0121900-like yields the protein MSMPRQTSEADLSFARRLLPNRHHSPPQLREDAVLLPDREVLVLSADPAVGNAMCVFQGGASSPARALGRLPGPGRHAYLCPLPGSEQPLQPPPLLLSSSSYSSSAAPPATAPAPAPAVDFRKLPNWNDSLVFDSAPLPGGDLLLFAKGTNHHKGVINTATSNITCIYNRDSDGTVASSPATTSAQQVIRCPPPPAPFNSSNLHVTVALNGQEPLPSLATYHPQNTALPVTRERKTICACTMVRNVAKFLPEWVRYHAAVGVEKFFLYDNASEDDLAGQVSSLSSAGIDISTVAWPWTKTQEAGLSHCAASNQPSCEWMSFMDVDEFIFSPNWDKVEKPSKSLLESVVSVDPEVGQIFLPCYDFGPSGQTAHPLEGVCQGYTCRLMRAERHKSLVRLDAVADSLANSVHHFTLKPGFQKVWTTLVRINHYKYQAWTEFKSKFKRRVSAYVADWTDPVNLQSHDRAPGLGVDPVEPVGWAESFCELKDYTMKKLSEKWFGIGSGGRGATTEFNSNGDIAPSPSLT from the coding sequence ATGTCGATGCCGCGCCAGACATCAGAGGCCGATCTGTCCTTCGCGCGGCGCCTGCTGCCCAACCGCCACCACTCCCCGCCGCAACTCCGGGAGGATGCCGTCCTCCTCCCGGACCGGGAGGTTCTCGTCCTGTCCGCCGACCCTGCCGTGGGGAACGCCATGTGCGTCTTCCAGGGTGGGGCGTCCTCCCCGGCGCGCGCGCTCGGGAGGCTGCCGGGGCCCGGGCGCCACGCCTACCTCTGCCCCCTGCCCGGCTCAGAGCAGCCGCTCCAACCACCACCCCTGCTGCTTTCATCTTCCTCTTACTCCTCCTCGGCTGCTCCCCCTGCGACTGCCCCCGCCCCTGCCCCTGCCGTCGATTTCCGCAAGTTGCCCAATTGGAACGACAGTCTCGTCTTTGATTCCGCCCCTCTCCCAGGAGGCGATCTTCTCCTCTTCGCCAAGGGCACGAACCACCACAAAGGGGTCATCAACACTGCCACTTCCAACATCACGTGCATCTACAACAGAGACTCCGATGGCACGGTGGCCTCCTCCCCCGCCACCACTTCAGCCCAGCAGGTGATCAGGTGCCCCCCTCCACCGGCTCCTTTCAATTCCAGCAACCTCCATGTCACAGTAGCCCTCAACGGCCAGGAGCCTTTACCCTCACTTGCTACCTACCATCCACAAAACACTGCCTTGCCTGTGACACGTGAAAGGAAAACGATTTGTGCCTGCACCATGGTTCGAAATGTCGCCAAGTTTCTGCCTGAATGGGTGAGGTACCATGCTGCAGTGGGTGTTGAGAAGTTCTTCCTATACGACAATGCAAGCGAGGATGACCTAGCAGGCCAGGTCTCGAGTTTGAGCTCTGCTGGCATTGATATCTCCACCGTGGCCTGGCCCTGGACGAAAACGCAGGAAGCAGGGCTTTCTCACTGCGCAGCCTCGAATCAACCTTCCTGCGAATGGATGTCATTCATGGACGTAGATGAATTCATCTTTTCACCAAACTGGGATAAGGTTGAGAAGCCTTCCAAATCGTTACTTGAATCGGTTGTCTCGGTTGATCCGGAGGTTGGCCAAATATTCCTCCCCTgctacgattttggtccctctggCCAAACAGCACATCCGCTTGAAGGGGTGTGCCAAGGCTACACCTGCCGGCTGATGAGAGCTGAGCGTCACAAATCATTGGTCCGCCTTGACGCGGTGGCAGATTCGCTTGCAAATTCTGTACACCATTTTACACTAAAGCCTGGTTTCCAAAAAGTGTGGACCACTTTGGTTCGCATAAACCACTACAAATATCAAGCTTGGACAGAATTCAAATCGAAGTTCAAACGACGCGTTTCAGCGTACGTGGCAGATTGGACAGATCCCGTTAACTTGCAATCCCATGACCGGGCCCCCGGGCTGGGAGTTGATCCTGTTGAACCAGTTGGCTGGGCGGAGAGCTTTTGCGAGCTTAAGGATTATACTATGAAAAAACTAAGTGAGAAGTGGTTCGGAATTGGGTCTGGAGGCCGTGGAGCAACAACAGAGTTCAACTCTAACGGTGACATTGCTCCCTCCCCCTCTCTTACATAG